Within the Gloeobacter kilaueensis JS1 genome, the region TCTAAAAGCCCAGTCAGAGCAATCGTCTCAGCCTGGACCGGGCGGGCAGAAAGGCCCAGGCGGACGGCCCAGGTTCCTTCGAGGGCCACCCCCGTTGCGAGGGCTGCCAGGCAGGGCCAGACCAGCACCGGCTTCTCGAACACCGCTGCGTAATCGAGGAATCGTCGCAGCAAAGCCCAGTTGGTGATGGGTCGAGCGTCGGTAAAACCAGCCACCCCCGCCTCGCTCAGATCGGCCAGGTCCGCGAGGGATTCGCCTTTTAAGCTGCGGGTCATCGCGCCCAGCACCAGCGCTTCGATGCCAAATAAGGGCAGCTTGCGGCGCAAAGAATCGACCTGGGCGGCCTCGTCCACCGGTGGATCGGTGTCGGGCAACAGGGCCACCTGGCTGTAACCGCCCGCCAGAGCTGCCGCCGCGAGAGAACGCAGATCCTCGCGCTCTTCGTGGCCCGGCTCCCCGGAGTGGGCGTAGAGATCGCAGAGGCTGGGGCCAACGATCAGCCGCCCCTCGCCGTCGATCGTGCGCTCAGGGACAGCAGGCGGTCCATCGGCGCGGCTCATCTGGCCGGTAGCCGCATCCCACAACCAGTCATCGACGCTATCGAGCCCAGCCGCCGGATCGAGCCTGCGGACCTGCCTGAGAAGAACAACTGCCACTAGTGGGCAGAACCGTTGCCGTGGTAGCGATCGGTGTTGTAAAAGCCGTTTTTGGTGCCAAAGAACAGTGCCAGCGGCACGAAGGCGATCGCGATACCGAGAATAATCAGCTTGATCATCGAAACAGATCCAGACGCTTTTTTCCCAGGATACTGTCCGGTGGTAGCGGCCCCGCGAGTCTTTAGCTTTGCTTTACTACCGTGTTGGTGAGCGTACCGATGCCCGCGATCGTCACCCTCACCTCGTCGCCGGGCTGCATCGGGCCAATACCTGCCGGGGTGCCGGTGAGAACAATATCGCCCGGTTCGAGGGTCATCACGGCGCTGATGTAGGCGAGCAGAATCGACGGCGAGAAGACCATCTGATCGATCGTCGTCGATTGGACAAGTTTGCCGTTGAGGGTGGTCTGCAGGCTGGCGTCGGCTGGGAGTTCCGCGACGATCCGAGGACCGAGGGGACAGAAACTGTCGAAGCCCTTGGCGCGGGTCCACTGCTTGTCCCTGCCCTGCAGGTCGCG harbors:
- a CDS encoding dihydroorotase; its protein translation is MAVVLLRQVRRLDPAAGLDSVDDWLWDAATGQMSRADGPPAVPERTIDGEGRLIVGPSLCDLYAHSGEPGHEEREDLRSLAAAALAGGYSQVALLPDTDPPVDEAAQVDSLRRKLPLFGIEALVLGAMTRSLKGESLADLADLSEAGVAGFTDARPITNWALLRRFLDYAAVFEKPVLVWPCLAALATGVALEGTWAVRLGLSARPVQAETIALTGLLELVRLTGRPIHLMRLSTARAVELVRQAKAEGLPITASTTIYHLSHASPELTGFDPRLRFDPPLGNPEDRAALIAALADGTIDAVASDHTPWTYEEKTLPFALAPAGAIALELTLPLLWTLVRGGSLDPLRAWAALSSAPRSILALENAPQSYVLFDPDQSWTPDSQTLKSRSQSTIWYGRPLQGRVLELLRRVTYTRLT